Proteins from a single region of Herpetosiphon gulosus:
- a CDS encoding ATP-grasp domain-containing protein gives MYPHPRNNPEKFVDFLLDYLHKKKHDVLFPTDDITLQLCARYRDDFEKVTHVPIPGQEQVMYGLDKAKIVKILRKLNIPHPQTSLPRTLEQAQLAAVRLGGDVIIKPRTSSAGRGIAYVKQAHDVAQQWYAIHQTYPYPMIQQRVPSGTKFDVCVIMDKRGEAICSFVQKEIRHFPVVDGLSTVQESVWLPELVEQTVALLREIGWYGLAEVEYMQNSETGELMFMEINPRFWASVQLAISSGIDFPAILYQVARDQPVPQQHHYTVGLRCRWLFPGDLLHYLTNPKRHEIEPPFFQFRDPNTVYDGISRDDWRATLGVFVSFGHYVFDPDLWQMIFRRRKQHTASTPPLLFESSVSDTYDLWDELGEPNHAPKTPII, from the coding sequence TTGTATCCACATCCACGTAATAATCCTGAAAAATTTGTTGATTTTTTATTAGATTATTTGCATAAAAAGAAGCATGATGTTTTATTTCCAACCGATGATATCACCTTACAACTATGTGCACGTTATCGTGATGATTTTGAAAAAGTCACCCATGTGCCAATTCCAGGCCAAGAACAAGTCATGTATGGTTTGGATAAAGCCAAGATTGTGAAGATCCTTCGGAAATTAAATATTCCACATCCCCAAACATCCTTACCTCGCACGCTTGAACAAGCGCAACTGGCTGCTGTACGGCTGGGCGGCGATGTCATTATTAAACCTCGGACAAGCTCTGCTGGTCGAGGCATTGCCTATGTCAAGCAAGCACATGATGTCGCCCAACAATGGTATGCGATTCATCAAACGTATCCGTATCCAATGATTCAACAACGGGTTCCAAGTGGAACTAAATTTGATGTCTGCGTGATTATGGATAAGCGTGGTGAGGCAATCTGTTCATTTGTCCAAAAGGAAATTCGCCATTTTCCTGTGGTTGATGGGTTGAGCACCGTTCAAGAGAGTGTGTGGCTTCCAGAATTGGTGGAACAAACGGTCGCGCTCCTACGAGAAATAGGTTGGTATGGTTTGGCCGAAGTCGAATACATGCAAAATTCCGAAACGGGCGAACTCATGTTTATGGAAATTAATCCCCGTTTTTGGGCTTCGGTGCAATTAGCCATTAGTTCTGGGATCGATTTTCCCGCTATTTTATATCAGGTTGCGCGGGATCAGCCAGTGCCGCAGCAACATCACTATACAGTCGGGCTACGCTGTCGTTGGTTGTTTCCCGGCGATCTTCTCCACTATCTCACCAATCCTAAACGCCATGAGATTGAGCCGCCGTTTTTTCAATTTCGCGATCCCAATACGGTCTACGATGGGATCAGTCGCGATGATTGGCGTGCAACCTTAGGCGTTTTCGTCTCATTTGGTCATTATGTATTTGATCCTGATTTGTGGCAGATGATTTTTCGCAGACGCAAGCAGCACACTGCATCAACCCCACCGTTGCTTTTCGAGAGCAGTGTGAGCGATACCTATGACCTATGGGATGAGTTGGGTGAACCCAATCACGCACCAAAAACTCCAATCATCTAA
- a CDS encoding oligosaccharide flippase family protein: protein MQQVLKNLISLIIGFFGIRIISFAATLYMTNTLGPNHFGILSSGINLSIILSIAFNMGLDEYIIRESAKHDQSISQQLSTIFALKLIFIPIGMLVLLVIIFYDPSYWWLIVWMGLYSNLHSFLTVLWAYMRGIEHMKAQTLNSLLQIILIAIGTSIATWITKDIFWIAPIYAGATGVALFFCLVDMKKIKIDIHIDFNFHLIKKTLLTALPFGINYILLLFFDRIIIIAITVFVGSVGVGLFTSVYNLTLITTSIPAILITASIPLLVRSIHEQRSDITVIASNLLRYSMILGFLAASSIYLLTPLIIQIFSDQYAAAATILRILAWSLPPLFLTTVVVNILETMGYARRSAMLVGTCFLISMPVIMLVTWQYHLIGATWIYIAVHSFLASVLYYELQKHLTILNPWSLFLPPGIASSMIIILTLIFPSDHILLISCFGLISFIGILFAGGTLGKADLIVMHNLFYRKNTSTV, encoded by the coding sequence TTGGTTTTTTCGGCATCAGGATTATTAGTTTTGCCGCAACGCTATACATGACGAATACCCTTGGACCAAATCATTTTGGTATTTTATCGTCGGGTATTAACCTTTCGATTATTCTCAGTATCGCGTTTAACATGGGCTTAGACGAATATATTATTCGTGAATCGGCAAAACACGACCAATCGATTAGCCAACAGTTAAGTACTATCTTTGCGCTCAAGCTCATCTTCATTCCTATTGGAATGCTTGTGCTCTTGGTGATCATTTTCTATGACCCCAGTTATTGGTGGTTGATTGTCTGGATGGGATTGTATAGTAATCTGCACTCGTTTCTAACCGTCTTATGGGCATATATGCGTGGCATAGAACACATGAAGGCACAAACCCTCAACTCCTTGTTGCAGATCATCTTAATTGCGATTGGTACCAGTATTGCAACATGGATCACCAAGGATATTTTTTGGATTGCACCAATCTATGCTGGAGCAACCGGTGTGGCCTTATTCTTTTGTCTCGTCGATATGAAAAAAATTAAAATAGATATTCATATTGATTTTAATTTTCACTTGATTAAAAAAACGTTACTCACCGCCTTACCGTTTGGGATAAACTATATCCTCCTTCTCTTCTTTGATCGCATCATAATTATTGCAATTACGGTCTTTGTTGGTTCAGTAGGTGTAGGTTTATTTACATCGGTCTATAATTTAACCTTAATTACAACATCTATTCCTGCTATCTTGATTACTGCATCAATCCCATTGCTTGTTCGTTCCATTCATGAACAGCGTAGTGATATCACGGTGATTGCCAGCAATCTACTCCGATATTCGATGATTCTAGGATTTTTAGCAGCGAGCAGTATTTATCTCCTAACGCCTTTAATTATTCAGATCTTTTCAGATCAATATGCTGCTGCTGCTACTATTCTACGAATTTTAGCATGGAGTCTACCCCCATTATTTTTAACAACGGTCGTGGTTAATATTCTTGAAACAATGGGGTATGCCCGCCGTTCAGCTATGCTTGTCGGTACGTGTTTTTTAATAAGTATGCCAGTGATTATGTTAGTTACGTGGCAGTATCATTTGATCGGAGCAACATGGATTTACATTGCAGTTCATAGCTTCCTCGCGAGCGTTCTCTACTATGAATTACAAAAACACCTTACCATCCTCAACCCATGGTCACTCTTTCTTCCACCAGGTATTGCGAGTAGCATGATCATTATCCTCACCCTCATCTTTCCTTCCGATCATATCCTACTGATTTCTTGCTTTGGGTTAATCTCATTTATTGGGATTTTGTTCGCTGGAGGTACACTAGGAAAAGCAGATTTGATTGTAATGCACAATTTGTTCTATCGAAAGAACACCTCTACTGTATAG